A region from the Salidesulfovibrio onnuriiensis genome encodes:
- a CDS encoding 2-amino-3,7-dideoxy-D-threo-hept-6-ulosonate synthase, translating into MHIGKAIRLERIFNRNTGRTIIVPMDHGVTVGPIDGIVDMKEAVGRVVEGGANAVVEHKGLVRCGHRAEGKDIGLIVHLSASTSLSPFPNAKSLVASVEDGIRLGADAVSIHCNLADETESKMLSDFGKIASDASNWGMPLLAMVYARGPKVKNEYDPEIVAHCARVGTELGADVVKVCYTGDVETFSKVTDSCCVPVVIAGGPKLDSTEDFLRMVHDSIEAGGAGLSVGRNVFQHKDPTRLVEALNMVVHGDVEVKDALAHVGE; encoded by the coding sequence ATGCATATCGGCAAAGCCATCAGGTTGGAGCGAATCTTCAACCGCAACACGGGAAGGACAATCATCGTCCCCATGGATCACGGCGTCACGGTCGGTCCCATCGACGGAATCGTTGACATGAAGGAAGCCGTGGGCCGCGTGGTCGAAGGCGGCGCAAACGCCGTGGTCGAGCACAAGGGACTGGTTCGCTGCGGCCACCGCGCCGAGGGCAAGGACATCGGACTCATCGTCCATCTTTCCGCCTCCACCTCCCTGTCCCCCTTCCCCAATGCAAAGTCCCTGGTCGCTTCCGTGGAAGACGGCATCCGCCTGGGCGCGGACGCGGTCAGCATCCACTGCAACCTGGCCGACGAAACCGAATCCAAGATGCTCAGCGACTTCGGGAAAATCGCCTCGGACGCCTCCAACTGGGGCATGCCGCTGCTGGCCATGGTCTACGCCCGAGGCCCCAAGGTGAAAAACGAATACGACCCCGAGATCGTGGCCCACTGCGCCCGCGTGGGCACGGAACTGGGCGCGGACGTGGTCAAGGTCTGCTACACCGGCGACGTGGAGACCTTCTCCAAGGTCACGGACTCCTGCTGCGTGCCCGTGGTCATCGCCGGAGGACCCAAGCTTGACAGCACCGAAGACTTCCTGCGAATGGTGCATGATTCCATAGAAGCAGGGGGTGCGGGCCTGTCCGTGGGCCGCAACGTATTCCAGCACAAGGATCCCACCCGACTGGTGGAGGCGCTGAACATGGTTGTCCACGGGGACGTGGAAGTGAAAGACGCACTCGCCCATGTCGGCGAATAG
- a CDS encoding 3-dehydroquinate synthase II family protein, which produces MKRIIFKAIPFDKHLVTLALESGVDAVMVEPDQVQGVKSLSQIEVITPEAMPAVELKKKADEETAVKRIQAGEDVVLSRGWEIIPVENILAQVESLALEAESLDRAILAAGVLERGADTIVVLSEGAGDLKAIVKELKLSQGTMQLSEATVTEIKPAGLGHRVCVDTTSVLKKGQGMLVGNSSAFTFLVHAETESNPYVAARPFRVNAGAVHAYCAMPGDKTSYLEELTSGDDVLVVGADGETSLATVGRSKVEIRPMLLIKAEVKTKDGVAEGQVFLQNAETIRVVSAKGEPVSVVTLKVGDKILARTDQAGRHFGMRITEEIKEG; this is translated from the coding sequence ATGAAACGCATCATCTTCAAGGCCATTCCCTTTGACAAGCATCTCGTCACCCTGGCGCTCGAATCCGGGGTGGACGCGGTCATGGTCGAGCCCGACCAGGTGCAGGGCGTCAAATCCCTGAGCCAGATCGAGGTCATCACTCCCGAGGCCATGCCCGCCGTCGAACTGAAGAAAAAGGCCGACGAAGAAACAGCGGTCAAGCGCATCCAGGCGGGCGAAGACGTGGTCCTGAGCCGGGGCTGGGAAATCATCCCCGTGGAAAACATCCTGGCCCAGGTGGAGTCCCTGGCCCTGGAAGCGGAAAGCCTGGACCGGGCCATCCTGGCCGCAGGCGTGCTGGAGCGCGGGGCCGACACCATCGTGGTGCTGTCCGAGGGCGCAGGCGATCTCAAGGCCATCGTCAAGGAACTCAAACTCTCGCAGGGAACCATGCAACTCTCCGAAGCCACCGTCACTGAGATCAAACCCGCGGGGCTCGGACATCGAGTCTGCGTGGATACCACCAGCGTGCTCAAGAAAGGCCAAGGAATGCTCGTCGGCAACTCCTCGGCCTTTACTTTTTTGGTGCACGCGGAAACCGAGTCCAACCCCTATGTGGCCGCCCGGCCGTTCCGGGTCAATGCCGGGGCCGTGCACGCTTACTGCGCCATGCCCGGCGACAAGACCAGCTACCTGGAGGAACTCACCTCGGGCGACGACGTGCTCGTCGTGGGCGCCGACGGCGAGACCTCGCTGGCCACCGTGGGCCGCAGCAAGGTGGAGATCCGCCCCATGCTGCTGATCAAGGCCGAGGTGAAGACCAAGGACGGCGTGGCCGAAGGCCAGGTCTTCCTGCAGAACGCGGAGACCATCCGCGTGGTTTCGGCCAAGGGTGAGCCGGTCAGCGTGGTCACCCTCAAGGTGGGCGACAAGATCCTGGCCAGGACCGACCAGGCGGGCCGCCATTTCGGCATGCGCATCACCGAAGAGATCAAGGAAGGCTAG
- the pheA gene encoding prephenate dehydratase, producing the protein MAEKKDSPLKGMRNRIDELDNKIVELLNQRADVSLEVGRYKAERDEPIYMPFREREVMNKIADRNPGPMPEKHLRAIYKEIMSSSRRLQRPERTVYLGPEGTFSYFAALEHMGHSQYLTPKANFEEVFRAVADEGAELGVIPLENSLEGTVGQVVDLFMLYRVYIQGEIYSRISHCLMSTVDSMDKVEAIYSHPQPLEQCRDWLNAKMRDCPRLTTASTAAAAKVVQEQPGAAVVGNEQLAEMYGLNVLARNIEDYPDNWTRFLVIAPSPCKEDQRDKTTILFTVPDSPGALAKVLNTLAGGGINMTKLESRPVRGEKWKYVFFTDLECDLSKAEHESMLNMLREQCHTLRVLGTYPSGRQENER; encoded by the coding sequence ATGGCAGAAAAGAAAGACTCTCCGCTCAAGGGCATGCGCAACCGCATCGACGAACTGGACAATAAGATCGTCGAACTGCTCAACCAGCGCGCCGACGTGTCGCTGGAAGTGGGCCGTTACAAGGCCGAACGCGACGAGCCCATCTACATGCCCTTCCGCGAGCGCGAAGTCATGAACAAGATCGCGGACCGCAACCCCGGCCCCATGCCCGAAAAGCACCTGCGCGCCATCTACAAGGAAATCATGTCCTCCTCGCGCAGGCTCCAGCGGCCCGAACGCACGGTCTATCTCGGCCCCGAAGGCACGTTCTCCTATTTCGCGGCCCTGGAGCACATGGGCCACTCCCAGTACCTGACCCCCAAGGCCAACTTCGAGGAAGTCTTCCGCGCCGTGGCCGACGAGGGGGCCGAACTGGGCGTCATTCCCCTGGAAAACTCCCTGGAGGGCACCGTGGGCCAGGTCGTAGACCTGTTCATGCTCTACCGGGTCTACATCCAGGGCGAAATCTACAGCCGCATCAGCCACTGCCTCATGAGCACGGTGGATTCCATGGACAAGGTGGAGGCCATCTACTCCCACCCGCAGCCCCTGGAACAGTGCCGGGACTGGCTGAACGCCAAGATGCGCGACTGCCCGCGCCTGACCACCGCCTCCACGGCGGCCGCCGCCAAGGTCGTCCAGGAGCAACCCGGCGCGGCCGTGGTGGGCAACGAGCAGCTGGCCGAGATGTACGGCCTCAATGTCCTGGCGCGCAACATCGAGGACTACCCGGACAACTGGACCCGGTTCCTGGTCATCGCCCCCTCCCCCTGCAAGGAGGACCAGCGCGACAAGACCACGATCCTGTTCACCGTGCCGGACAGCCCGGGCGCGCTGGCCAAGGTGCTCAACACCCTGGCGGGCGGCGGCATCAACATGACCAAGCTGGAATCCCGCCCGGTGCGCGGCGAAAAATGGAAATACGTCTTTTTCACGGACCTGGAGTGCGACCTTTCCAAGGCCGAGCACGAGTCCATGCTGAACATGCTGCGCGAGCAGTGCCACACCCTGCGCGTGCTGGGGACCTACCCCTCCGGCCGCCAGGAGAACGAACGCTAA
- the aroA gene encoding 3-phosphoshikimate 1-carboxyvinyltransferase: MSNDPNGIITVQAPASKSLSHRTLIAASLANGESVISGLLDSDDITRTKGCLAACGAKFEETSGGALKVTGTENGPRGANPDGKDKHAEPHELYMHESGTTCRLMTAVAAAGKGSFRVHGAARMHERPMKELCDALIRLGVKITFEEKEGFLPFVMETRGFTGKSVDITLEESSQYLSGLLLGAPMSETETTINLTGKKAVSWPYVALTLQIMDDFKAKFRVEVLEDGAWKEVPWRSVRQAEPGELRFIVQPGGYEACNYRVEGDWSNSSYFLAAGAVGKRAVKVMGVRADSLQGDRAIIDILAQMGAGLNVTPDKGITIYPRKLRGVSVDMGKCPDLVPTVAVVAAHAVSPTTIRNVAHLRIKECDRLQACAEQISKTGCKVEQFEDGIKITPSPLQGGTSIDFESYNDHRIPMSMSIFKLAGINPVFDNPKCVGKSFPGFFNEWEKVVEGQ, from the coding sequence ATGAGCAACGACCCGAATGGAATCATCACGGTGCAGGCCCCGGCCTCCAAGTCCCTGTCGCACCGCACCCTTATCGCCGCTTCCCTGGCCAACGGAGAATCCGTCATCTCCGGCCTGCTGGATTCGGACGACATCACCCGCACCAAGGGCTGCCTGGCCGCCTGCGGCGCGAAGTTCGAGGAAACCTCCGGCGGCGCGCTGAAGGTCACGGGCACGGAAAACGGCCCGCGCGGCGCCAACCCGGACGGCAAGGACAAGCACGCCGAGCCGCATGAGCTCTACATGCACGAATCCGGCACCACCTGCCGCCTCATGACCGCGGTGGCCGCCGCGGGCAAGGGTTCCTTCCGCGTGCACGGCGCGGCGCGCATGCACGAACGGCCCATGAAGGAACTCTGCGACGCCCTCATCCGACTGGGCGTGAAGATCACCTTCGAGGAAAAGGAGGGCTTCCTGCCCTTTGTCATGGAAACCCGGGGCTTCACGGGCAAGAGCGTGGACATCACCCTGGAGGAATCGAGCCAGTACCTTTCCGGCCTGCTCCTGGGCGCGCCCATGTCCGAGACCGAGACCACGATCAACCTCACCGGCAAAAAGGCCGTGTCCTGGCCCTACGTGGCCCTGACCCTCCAGATCATGGATGACTTCAAGGCCAAGTTCCGCGTGGAAGTGCTCGAGGACGGTGCCTGGAAGGAAGTCCCCTGGAGGTCCGTGCGCCAGGCCGAGCCGGGCGAACTGCGCTTCATTGTCCAGCCGGGCGGCTACGAGGCCTGCAACTACCGCGTGGAAGGCGACTGGAGCAATTCCTCCTACTTCCTGGCAGCGGGAGCCGTGGGCAAGCGCGCCGTGAAGGTCATGGGCGTGCGCGCCGACTCCCTGCAGGGCGACAGGGCCATCATCGACATCCTGGCCCAGATGGGCGCGGGCCTGAACGTGACCCCGGACAAGGGCATCACCATCTACCCCCGCAAGCTGCGCGGCGTGAGCGTGGACATGGGCAAATGCCCGGACCTGGTGCCCACCGTGGCCGTGGTGGCCGCCCATGCGGTCAGCCCGACAACCATCCGCAACGTGGCGCACCTGCGCATCAAGGAATGCGACCGGCTCCAGGCCTGCGCCGAGCAGATCTCCAAGACCGGCTGCAAGGTGGAGCAGTTCGAGGACGGCATCAAGATCACGCCCTCCCCGCTGCAGGGCGGCACGAGCATCGATTTCGAATCATACAACGACCACAGGATTCCCATGAGCATGTCCATCTTCAAGCTGGCGGGAATCAACCCGGTTTTCGACAACCCCAAATGCGTGGGCAAGTCCTTCCCGGGCTTCTTCAACGAATGGGAAAAGGTAGTGGAAGGTCAGTAG
- a CDS encoding prephenate dehydrogenase/arogenate dehydrogenase family protein: MSDPEFKSIAIVGARGQMGGLFTERFGALGCAVRPLDRPFDGEKVREAVSACDLLLLCVPVTAMDHVLDLTVPHLRKDAVLADVGSVKELPLRAMLRACKGPVVGTHPLFGPVIPEGFTPRVAVVPGRESDTEAANRVARLFDAAGFHSFLTTAGEHDKAVAFIQGLNFTTTAAFLAAAGRVEGIENYVTPSFNRRLDAARKMLTTDSELFGTISDANPYLQETARQFMSLFSLAAGGELDLLASLAQWWWRNDTQQEGCAR; the protein is encoded by the coding sequence ATGAGCGACCCCGAGTTTAAGAGCATCGCCATCGTGGGCGCACGCGGCCAGATGGGCGGCCTGTTCACCGAGCGTTTCGGCGCCCTGGGCTGCGCCGTCCGGCCGCTGGACCGCCCCTTTGACGGCGAAAAGGTCCGCGAGGCGGTTTCCGCCTGCGACCTGCTGCTGCTCTGCGTGCCGGTGACGGCCATGGACCATGTGCTCGACCTGACCGTGCCGCACCTGCGCAAGGACGCGGTCCTGGCCGACGTGGGGTCGGTCAAGGAGCTGCCCCTGCGCGCCATGCTCCGGGCCTGCAAGGGCCCGGTGGTCGGCACCCACCCCCTGTTCGGCCCGGTGATTCCCGAGGGATTCACCCCGCGCGTGGCCGTGGTTCCCGGACGCGAATCCGACACGGAAGCCGCGAACCGCGTGGCGCGCCTGTTCGACGCAGCGGGGTTCCACTCCTTCCTGACCACCGCCGGGGAACACGACAAGGCCGTGGCCTTCATCCAGGGCCTCAACTTCACCACCACCGCCGCGTTCCTGGCCGCAGCCGGACGCGTCGAAGGCATCGAGAATTACGTCACCCCCTCGTTCAACCGCAGGCTGGATGCGGCCCGGAAGATGCTGACAACGGACAGCGAGCTGTTCGGCACCATCTCCGACGCCAACCCCTACCTGCAGGAAACCGCCCGCCAGTTCATGTCCCTGTTCAGCCTCGCCGCCGGCGGCGAGCTGGATCTCCTGGCATCCCTGGCACAGTGGTGGTGGCGCAACGACACACAACAGGAGGGGTGCGCCCGATAA
- a CDS encoding anthranilate synthase component I family protein: MEPIRITQHGKWLPADVQTPISLYLGLVGDRPGILLESAEVDGRLGRYSLIAWDFRLTLYPAQGKLAVDVADKRFEGLKKLEGMDYLEGLRRANRLIRIEQDADGGREELPGLTRGLYGYFGYGTGGMFEPKLARSLPPEKAEACMALPGQMVLFDHLRHSCCYLSLDEGSTPRPAATEWGMDLAAPEAGEPTVHPGKEEYMQAVERAKELIAEGECIQVVLSTRFSVPVPDDPFRIYRRLRQANPSPFMFYMRFPKCVQSGMVLLGSSPEMMVRCDKGALEVRPIAGTRPRGESEKHDLELEKELLADPKERAEHVMLVDLGRNDLGRIATPGSVEVGKFMNVERFSHVMHLTSYVEARLRDNMDAIDVLQSTFPAGTLSGAPKVRAMEIIAELEPQERGPYGGCIGWMGTGGDSVSLDTGITIRSMWIRNGQCNWQAGAGIVYDSDPEKEWQECNNKARVLLEVITGKGAGDVFTHR, encoded by the coding sequence ATGGAACCAATTCGAATCACGCAACACGGGAAATGGCTCCCGGCGGACGTGCAGACGCCCATCAGCCTGTACCTGGGCCTGGTGGGCGACCGCCCGGGCATCCTGCTGGAATCCGCCGAGGTGGACGGCAGGCTCGGACGATACAGCCTCATTGCCTGGGACTTCCGGCTGACCCTCTACCCGGCCCAGGGCAAGCTGGCCGTGGACGTGGCGGACAAGCGCTTCGAGGGCCTGAAAAAACTGGAAGGCATGGACTACCTGGAAGGGCTGCGCCGCGCCAACCGGCTCATCCGCATTGAGCAGGACGCTGACGGCGGGCGCGAGGAGCTGCCCGGCCTGACCCGCGGGCTGTACGGCTATTTCGGCTACGGAACGGGCGGCATGTTCGAGCCCAAGCTGGCCCGGTCCCTGCCCCCGGAAAAGGCCGAGGCCTGCATGGCCCTGCCCGGCCAGATGGTGCTCTTCGACCACCTGCGCCATTCCTGCTGCTACCTGAGCCTGGATGAAGGCTCCACCCCCCGCCCGGCCGCCACCGAGTGGGGCATGGATCTGGCCGCCCCCGAAGCGGGCGAGCCCACGGTCCATCCGGGAAAAGAGGAATACATGCAGGCCGTGGAAAGGGCCAAGGAACTCATTGCCGAGGGCGAGTGCATCCAGGTGGTGCTTTCCACCCGCTTTTCCGTGCCCGTCCCCGACGACCCGTTCCGCATCTACCGCAGGCTCCGGCAGGCCAATCCCTCGCCGTTCATGTTCTACATGCGTTTCCCCAAGTGCGTGCAGTCCGGAATGGTCCTGCTCGGCTCCTCCCCGGAAATGATGGTCCGCTGCGACAAGGGCGCGCTGGAAGTGCGGCCCATCGCCGGGACCCGGCCGCGCGGCGAATCCGAAAAGCACGACCTGGAGCTGGAAAAGGAACTGCTGGCCGACCCCAAGGAACGGGCCGAGCACGTCATGCTCGTGGACCTGGGCCGCAACGACCTGGGCCGCATCGCCACCCCGGGCAGCGTGGAGGTGGGCAAGTTCATGAACGTGGAGCGCTTCTCCCACGTCATGCACCTGACCTCCTACGTGGAGGCCAGGCTGCGGGACAACATGGACGCCATCGACGTGCTCCAGTCCACGTTCCCGGCGGGCACGCTTTCCGGCGCTCCCAAGGTGCGGGCCATGGAGATCATCGCCGAGCTGGAACCGCAGGAACGCGGCCCCTACGGCGGGTGCATCGGCTGGATGGGCACGGGCGGGGATTCCGTGAGCCTGGACACGGGCATCACCATCCGCAGCATGTGGATCCGCAACGGCCAGTGCAACTGGCAGGCAGGAGCCGGGATCGTCTACGACTCGGACCCGGAAAAGGAATGGCAGGAGTGCAACAACAAGGCCCGGGTGCTGCTCGAGGTCATAACCGGCAAGGGAGCAGGCGATGTTTTTACTCATAGATAA
- a CDS encoding anthranilate synthase component II, whose translation MFLLIDNYDSFTFNLVQAFQQLGADPVVVRNDREDLLELAGNGKLERVCISPGPSRPENAGFCLEFLKRLPKVVPVLGVCLGHQCLGHHAGAEVVRNRRIMHGKTSKVFHDNTGVFAGLPDGFEVCRYHSLVVRAEQVPETLTITATADRDEVMGISYKDRPWHGVQFHPESILTPKGPEILKNFLKMGV comes from the coding sequence ATGTTTTTACTCATAGATAATTACGACTCGTTCACCTTCAACCTGGTGCAGGCCTTCCAGCAGCTCGGGGCCGACCCGGTGGTGGTGCGCAACGACCGCGAGGACCTGCTGGAGCTGGCGGGCAACGGCAAGCTGGAGCGGGTCTGCATTTCGCCGGGCCCGAGCCGCCCGGAAAACGCGGGCTTCTGCCTGGAATTCCTCAAGCGGCTGCCCAAGGTGGTGCCCGTGCTGGGCGTGTGCCTGGGCCACCAGTGCCTGGGCCACCACGCAGGGGCCGAGGTGGTGCGCAACCGCCGCATCATGCACGGCAAGACCTCCAAGGTCTTCCACGACAACACCGGCGTGTTCGCGGGTCTGCCCGACGGCTTCGAGGTCTGCCGCTACCATTCCCTGGTGGTGCGGGCCGAGCAGGTGCCCGAGACCTTGACCATCACGGCCACGGCCGACCGCGACGAGGTCATGGGCATCAGCTACAAGGACCGTCCCTGGCACGGGGTGCAGTTCCACCCGGAATCCATACTGACCCCGAAAGGCCCTGAGATATTGAAAAACTTTTTGAAGATGGGGGTATAA
- the trpD gene encoding anthranilate phosphoribosyltransferase, protein MTTVSEVLELLAQGKALDDEQADMMFGRLMDGELEPASAGAFLMGLRAKGEDSTDLAAGVRAGLRHARPIPGYTDGQVNLPVIDTCGTGGDGSLSFNCSTAVALFLADMGYKVAKHGNRSVSSSCGSADVLEALGVPLMQSPDEAATSLNEHNFAFLFAPNYHPAFKHIMPVRQALGIRTLFNFMGPLLNPARPTHQLLGVGDPSKLQLMGETLLLTGIERAMVISGAGGFDEVTTFGPARGYLIHDGIMEKTTVNPDRLGFAAHCAEDVKVAGKDEAVAIMQEILAGKGPEAMMDMVAVNLAVCLHLVEQQSMRDCADRARAAVKQGLTKGIPNAG, encoded by the coding sequence ATGACCACCGTATCCGAAGTTTTGGAATTGCTGGCGCAGGGCAAGGCCCTGGACGACGAGCAGGCGGACATGATGTTCGGCAGGCTCATGGACGGAGAACTGGAACCGGCCTCGGCCGGGGCCTTTCTCATGGGCCTGCGCGCCAAGGGCGAGGACTCCACGGACCTGGCCGCCGGGGTGCGCGCCGGGCTGCGCCACGCCAGGCCCATCCCCGGCTACACCGACGGGCAGGTCAACCTGCCGGTCATCGACACCTGCGGCACGGGCGGCGACGGCTCGCTGAGCTTCAACTGCTCCACGGCCGTGGCCCTGTTCCTGGCGGACATGGGCTACAAGGTGGCCAAGCACGGCAACCGGTCCGTGTCCTCGTCCTGCGGCAGCGCCGACGTGCTGGAGGCCCTGGGCGTGCCGCTCATGCAGAGCCCGGACGAGGCCGCCACCTCGCTCAACGAGCACAACTTCGCCTTTTTGTTCGCGCCCAACTACCACCCGGCCTTCAAGCACATCATGCCCGTGCGCCAGGCCCTGGGCATCCGGACCCTGTTCAACTTCATGGGCCCGCTGCTCAACCCGGCCCGGCCCACGCACCAGCTGCTCGGCGTGGGCGACCCGTCCAAGCTCCAGCTCATGGGCGAAACCCTGCTGCTCACCGGCATCGAGCGGGCCATGGTCATCTCGGGCGCGGGCGGCTTTGACGAGGTGACCACCTTCGGACCGGCCCGAGGCTACCTGATCCACGACGGCATCATGGAAAAGACCACGGTCAACCCGGACCGCCTGGGTTTTGCGGCCCACTGCGCCGAGGACGTCAAGGTGGCGGGCAAGGACGAGGCCGTGGCCATCATGCAGGAAATCCTGGCGGGCAAGGGCCCCGAGGCCATGATGGACATGGTGGCCGTGAACCTTGCCGTGTGCCTCCACCTTGTGGAACAACAGTCCATGCGCGACTGCGCGGACAGGGCGCGCGCCGCCGTCAAACAAGGACTCACCAAGGGGATACCCAATGCTGGATAA
- a CDS encoding indole-3-glycerol phosphate synthase TrpC: MLDKFRAAKQPEIEALREEFLAGNIPAKYEGKRPSFSGALRAKGPGAVIAEFKPASPSRGVLREHANPLDFAQAYAENGAAAMSVLTESQYFKGHPDYLFMCAQSGLPLLRKDFILDPLQVAMTASSPASAILLIARMFGSTHELRELIQLAEMAGLEPVVEIFDEQDLEASREAGATIIQVNNRDLNTLTTTLDVSRRLMDRRDNELWISASGVESREQVVEMGELGFDAVLIGTSLMLADDPGALLARLTGADA; the protein is encoded by the coding sequence ATGCTGGATAAGTTCAGAGCCGCCAAGCAGCCCGAGATCGAGGCGCTGCGCGAGGAATTCCTTGCCGGAAACATCCCGGCCAAATACGAGGGCAAGCGCCCCTCCTTCTCCGGCGCGCTCCGGGCCAAGGGGCCGGGCGCGGTCATTGCGGAGTTCAAGCCCGCCTCGCCCTCCAGGGGCGTGCTGCGCGAACACGCCAACCCCCTGGACTTTGCCCAGGCCTATGCCGAAAACGGGGCAGCGGCCATGAGCGTGCTGACCGAAAGCCAGTACTTCAAGGGCCATCCCGACTACCTGTTCATGTGCGCCCAGTCCGGCCTGCCCCTGCTGCGCAAGGACTTCATCCTGGACCCGCTCCAGGTGGCCATGACAGCGTCCAGTCCGGCCTCGGCCATCCTGCTCATCGCCCGCATGTTCGGCTCCACCCACGAGCTGCGCGAGCTCATCCAGCTGGCCGAGATGGCGGGCCTGGAGCCGGTGGTGGAGATCTTCGACGAACAGGATCTGGAGGCCTCCCGCGAGGCCGGCGCCACCATCATCCAGGTCAACAACCGGGACCTGAACACCCTGACCACCACCCTGGACGTTTCGCGCAGGCTCATGGACAGGCGGGACAACGAGCTGTGGATCAGCGCCAGCGGCGTGGAAAGCCGCGAACAGGTGGTGGAAATGGGCGAACTCGGCTTCGACGCCGTGCTCATCGGCACCAGCCTGATGCTAGCCGACGACCCGGGCGCGCTGCTGGCCCGGCTGACCGGAGCCGACGCATGA
- a CDS encoding phosphoribosylanthranilate isomerase, producing the protein MKKPLIKVCGMTRAEDVALCSGLGASFLGFIFHEGSPRNVSPKFAASAQTGPAAKVGVFVRQTANEVRLMIHQCGLDYVQLHGGQDEEFCEVVGRERVVKALWPERYASPEALQEDVDRFAPHCAYLLFDAGVSGGGHGRSIDLSLLQHIEINKPWFLAGGLCPENVAAAAQAGPHVLDLNSGVESAPGIKDEAKLRSVIEILSKQI; encoded by the coding sequence ATGAAAAAGCCCCTGATCAAGGTCTGCGGCATGACCCGAGCCGAAGACGTGGCCCTGTGCTCTGGGCTGGGGGCAAGCTTCCTGGGCTTCATCTTCCACGAGGGCAGCCCCCGCAACGTATCCCCCAAGTTCGCGGCCTCGGCGCAGACCGGTCCGGCCGCCAAGGTGGGCGTGTTCGTGCGCCAGACCGCCAACGAAGTGCGGCTCATGATCCACCAGTGCGGCCTGGATTACGTCCAGCTGCACGGCGGCCAGGACGAGGAGTTCTGCGAAGTCGTGGGCAGGGAACGGGTGGTCAAGGCGCTCTGGCCCGAACGGTACGCCTCTCCCGAGGCCCTGCAGGAGGATGTGGACCGCTTTGCCCCCCACTGCGCCTACCTGCTCTTCGACGCGGGCGTCAGCGGCGGCGGCCATGGCCGCTCCATTGATCTGAGCCTTTTGCAACATATTGAAATAAATAAACCCTGGTTCCTGGCGGGCGGTCTATGCCCGGAAAACGTCGCAGCAGCGGCGCAAGCGGGCCCCCACGTGCTGGACCTCAATTCCGGCGTGGAATCGGCCCCGGGGATCAAGGATGAGGCCAAATTGCGATCCGTGATCGAAATATTGTCCAAACAGATATAA